One Ensifer adhaerens genomic window, AATCATCAAGCGCGCGGCGGAGGCGCTGGTGGTCCCAGTCCCACCACGAAAGGGCGTCCATGCGCTCGCCGATGCCCTCGTTGAAGCGGGCGCGGATGAGCTTGGTCGGTACGCCGCCAACGATCGTGTAGGGCTCGACGTCCTTCGAGACGACGGCACCCGCGCCGATAACGGCACCATTGCCGACGGTGACGCCCGGAAGAATCGTGGCGCCGTGGCCGATCCAGACGTCGTGGCCGATCGTCACCCGGTTCGACCGTCGCCAGGCGAAAAGGTCATGGTCGAGCTCGGTATCGTCCCAATAATTGGGCGCGCGGTAGGTGAAATGGTGCAGGGTTGCCCGCCAGGTTGGATGGTTGGTGGCGTTGATGCGCACGGCTGCGGCAATGTTGACGAACTTGCCGATCGTCGCGCACCAGATCGAGCCGTCCTGCATGATGTAGGAGTAGTCACCGAACTCGACCTCGTCGAGCCGAGAGCGCTCCTGGACCTCGGTGTAGCGGCCGAGCGTCGAATTGTTGACGCTCGCCGTCGGATGGATGAAGGGCTCGAGCCCGAGTTTCTGGCTCATGCGGCAGCCTTTCGGGGCGAGAAGGCCGATACGTCGAGGATGCGGTCGGCAACCGCGTCGCGCACTTCCTCATCATGGAAGATGCCGATCAGCGCCGTGCCCTTGGCCTTTTTCCCGGCAATCAGTTCGACCACGACGGCACGATTCTTCGCGTCGAGCGAGGCTGTCGGCTCGTCGAGAAGCAGGATCCGGTGGTCGGTGATGAAGCCGCGGGCAATGTTGACGCGCTGCTGTTCGCCGCCGGAGAAGGTGGCCGGCGGCAGGCTCCAGAGTTCGCGCGGCAGGTTGAGCTTGCTCAGGAGTTCGGCCGCATGCGCGCGTGCTTCCTCGATCGGGGTGCCGCGCGCATGCAAGGGTTCAGCGACGATGTCCAGCGCCGAAACGCGGGGCACGACGCGCAGGAACTGGCTGACGTAGCCGAGCGTGGTGCGACGAACTTCGAGCACCGTGCGCGGTTCGGCCGTTGCGAGGTTCACGAGCTTGCCGTCGTGATCCATCAGGATCTGGCCTTCGTCGACGCCGTAATTGCCGTAGAGCATTTTCAGGATCGAGCTCTTGCCAACACCGGATGGGCCACCGAGAACGACGCATTCGCCCGCTTTGACCGAGAACGAGACGTTGGCGACGACCGGTCGGCGCACGCCATCACGCAGATGCATGGTGAAGCTTTTTGCGACTTCAGAAACAACGAGAGGAGTTGCCATGGTTCTTACTTTCCTTTGCCCATGATCCTGACCGAAAACGGATTTTCACTTTTCGGGATCATGCGTCAGACCTGCAGGATCGAGGAGACGAGGAGCTGGGTATAGGGCTCGCGCGGATCGTCGAGCACGCGGTCGGTCAGCCCCTGTTCGATGACCGCGCCGTCCTTCATCACCATCATGCGGTGGGAAAGAAGGCGGGCGACGGCGAGATCGTGGGTGACGATGATGGCGGCAAGCCCGAGGTCGTGCACGAGACCACGCACCAGATCGAGCAGGCGCGCCTGAACCGAGACGTCGAGGCCGCCGGTTGGCTCGTCCATGAAGACGAGACGGGGGGAGGTGACGAGGTTGCGGGCAATCTGCAGGCGCTGGCGCATGCCGCCGGAAAACGCGCGCGGTTGGTCGTCGATGCGGTCGATGCCGATCTCCACCCGCTCCAGCCAGTCGCTCGCGGCGGCGCGGATGTTGCCGTAGTGGCGGTCGCCGACGGCCATCAGCCGTTCGCCGACATTGGCACCGGCCGAGACCGTCATCCTCAGACCATCGGCCGGGTTCTGGTGCACGAAGCCCCAGTCGGTACGCATCAGGAAGCGACGCTCGGCCTCGCCCATGTGGGCAAGGTCGCGGTACTGGCCATCGCGCATGTGGTATTCGACGATGCCCGAGGTCGGCATCAGCCGGGTCGACAGGCACGAGAGCAGCGTTGTCTTTCCGGAGCCGGATTCGCCGACGATTGCGAGCACTTCGCCTGGATAGAGTTCGAAGGAGACGTTGCGGCAGCCGATGCGGCTTCCGTAGAATTTCGAGACGTCGTTCACTTTGAGAAGCGGTACGGAACTCATTCTGCTGCCTCCTTTCGGGCAAGCATGTGACCTGCATGGCCGCAGGCGCGGCGGTCTTCGCAATGGTCGGTGTCGGAGCAGACGAACATGCGCCCGCCCTTGTCGTCGAGGATCACCTCGTCGAGATAGACGTCCTCGGCGCCGCAAAGTGCGCAGGGCTTGTCGAAGCTCTGGATCTCGAAGGGATGGTCATCGAAGTCGAGGCTGACGACGTCGGTATAGGGCGGAACGGCATAGATGCGTTTTTCGCGGCCGGCACCGAAAAGCTGCAGCGCTTCCGACATGTGCATCTTCGGATTGTCGAACTTCGGCGTCGGCGACGGATCCATGACGTAGCGGCCCTCGACCTTGACCGGATAGGCATAGGTCGTGGCGATATGGCCGTTGCGGGCGATGTCCTCATAGAGCTTCACATGCATCAACCCGTATTCTTCGAGCGCGTGCATCTTGCGTGTCTCGGTCTCGCGCGGCTCAAGGAAGCGCAAGGGTTCCGGGATCGGTACCTGGTAGACGAGCGTCTGGCCTTCCGAGAGCTTTTCCTCCGGGATGCGGTGGCGCGTCTGGATGATCGTCGCTTCCTTCGTCCGCGTGGTGACGGCGACATTGGCGACCTTTTGGAAGAAGGCGCGGATCGAGACCGCGTTGGTGGTGTCGTCGGCACCCTGGTCGATGACCTTGAGCACGTCTTCCGGTCCGAGGATCGAGGCGGTCACCTGCACGCCGCCGGTGCCCCAGCCATAGGGCATCGGCATTTCGCGCGAGGCGAACGGAACCTGGTAGCCGGGTATCGCGATCGCCTTCAGGATCGCGCGGCGGATCATCCGTTTCGTCTGTTCGTCCAGATAGGCGAAATTATAGGTGGCGAGGTCGTTCATTGCTGATTACCCTCAAAATAGTCGATCGGTGACGGAGCCAAGAATTGAGCGAGATACTCCCCTGGCTTGTTGTGGCTTTCATCGTTGGTGCCTACGTGGCCAACATATTCAGCGCTAAACCGGGGAAGGACGATGGAGGCGGCGAAGCCGGTGTCAGTTTCGCCGGAGAGGGCGGAGATTGCGGCGGTGGGGACGGTGGCGGCGACTGAACGTCCGCTGTCCATGTTGGTTTGGATGATCATTCTGCCGCCTCCCGCTTTTCCTTCGCGGTCTCGCCGGAGTTGGCCGCCTCGTAGTCCCGACGCATGCGGCGGACGAGATCGAGTTCTGCCTGGAAATCGACATAGTGCGGCAGCTTCAGATGCTCGACGAAGCCGGTCGCCTGCACGTTGTCGGCGTGCGAGATGACGAATTCCTGGTCCTGGGCGGGTGCGACGATATCCTCGTTGAACTCGTCTGTGCGGAGCGCCCGGTCGACCAGCGACATCGACATCGCCTTGCGTTCGCTTTGGCCGAAGACGAGGCCATAACCACGAGTGAACTGCGGCGGCTGCTTGGCCGAGCCCATGAACTGGTTGACCATCTGACATTCGGTGACGCGGATGGTGCCGAGCGAGACGGCAAAGCCGAGTTCGGGCAGGTCGAATTCGACCTCCACTTCGCCGATGCGCACTTCGCCGACGAAGGGGTGGGTACGGCCGTAGCCGCGCTGGGTCGAGTAGGCGAGCGCCAGCAGAAAACCCTCGTCGCCGCGGGCGAGCGCCTGCAGGCGCAGGTCGCGGGCCATCGGAAACTCCATCGGCTCGCGGGTGAGGTCGCCCATCACGTGGCCTTCGGGCATCTCACCGTCGCCCTCGATCAGACCTTCGCCATCGAGAATGTCGGAGACCCGCATGACGTGTTCGCCGGGCTCCTTGGTGGCCGGTTCGGCGACGGCTTCGTCGGCGATCAGCGACGGATCGAGCAGGCGGTGGGTATAGTCGAAGGTCGGGCCGAGAAGCTGCCCGCCGGGCAGATCCTTGTAGGTCGCCGACACCCGGCGCTCGACCTTCATATTGGCGGTGTCGACCGACTCGGAATAGCCGAAGCGCGGCAGCGTCGTGCGATAGGCGCGCAGGATGAAGATCGCCTCGATCATGTCGCCGCGCGCCTGGCGCACGGCAAGTGCGGCCAGCGCCCGGTCATAGAGCGAGGCTTCCGCCATCACCCGGTCGACGGCAAGGCCGAGCTGTTCGACCACCTGTTCGATGGTGATCGAGGGAAGGTTGCGATCGCCACGACGGCGGTCGGCGAGGAGGCGGTGCGCATTGGCAATGGCGGCTTCCCCGCCCTTGACGGCTACATACATGGATCACGCCTCCTTCGGCGAAAGACGGGTGGTGCGCGGCAGGCAGACAAGCGCGTCACCTGCGGTCAGCACGAGATCGACGCCGCGCGGGAAGATGGCGCGATTGGCGTTCCAGAACTCCAGAAACACGTCCGGCAGACCCTTTGGCGAAATCTCGACCTCGGTCTTGATGCCGGGGCCCTTGGCAACGAGAGGTGCGCCGTCTGCGAGCGCTTCGATTTCGATGACGAGCGTGGTGGAGCGATCCGGATACTCCTGCGTGCCAAGCGCGAAATGATCGAAGCTCGGAATGGCAGCGCCCCTTTCAAAGAAGGCAAAGCGGGCTTCGGTCTTGCTTGAGGTTACCGGTGCGCCGCTATGAAAGGCGATCCACTGCGGAACGGCGGATTTGGATAGCGCCGACGTCAGCCAGACGGGCGTATCGTGGTCGCAAAGCGTCAGTGCCACGGCGCCGGCCGCGGCGCTCAATGGAGCAGGGGGCACGCTCTTGGCGGAAAGCTGCTTGATCGTGCCCGGACGGGCAAAACCGTCCATCAGATCGCGAAACACGGACTGGGCGGCAAAGACCGGATCGGCGAAAGCGCCGGCGTAAATCTGCGATTGGCTGGCCATCAGTCGTCTCCCCGGACCATGGTGAAAAAGTCGACGCGGGTTGCCGCAGTCTCTTCGGCTTTTTGCCGCTCTTCCTGCTGAAGCCGCTCCGCGATACGACGGAGAAGAGCATCGACGACAACGTTGCCGCCAACGCGCTGGGAAAGCGCATCGAAGATGGCGGCCAGGCGGGCGCGCTGTTTGTCGGTGCCAAGCAGCTGTCCGTGGCCGATCTCGCCGGTCGAAAGCCGGATGGTCGCGCGCGAAACGGTCGCCTCGCCGAGATTGAAGGGATCGCCGCCGCCGCCGATGCGGCCACGCACCATGACGAGACCGGTTTCCGGACCGCGGACCGGATGAACATCCGGCTTGTCGGCGAGCGCTTCCCAGGCGGCATTCAGCTCGTCGAGGGTTGCGCGGGCGAGCAGACCCATGGCTTCCTTGCGCGCCGGATTCGGCGGGCTTTCCTGCTTCACTTTGGCATCCATCATTTTCACCTCAAATGTCTATTGATCTAGACAACTATACATCTTATACTTTTTCATATCGTCGGCAAATGACAGGCTTGTGACATGCCAATGCGAAAAGACACGGCAATGCCAAAAGTGGTGGAGCGCCAGACTGGCGTCGCTCTCTGGCGGCAGATCGCCGACCGGATCCGCCTGGCGATCAGCAATGGCGACTATGACGAGACGGGCATGGTGCCACCCGAAACTGCGCTTGCCGGCGAGTTCGGCGTCAACCGGCATACGGTGAGAAGTGCGCTCGCAGCTCTTGCAGAGGAGGGGCTCGTGCGCGCCGTTCAGGGGCGCGGCACGATGATCGAGCGCAAGGAAAGGGTGAGCTACCCGATTTCGAAGCGCACCCGCTTTTCGCAAGGGCTTGGTCATCAGGTAAAGGAGATCGGCACGAGACTGCTCGGCCACGCCGAATTGCCGGCAAACGGCGAGATCGCAAAGGCGCTCGGCATAGCGCCCGACGATACGGTGATCGAGCTCAGGACCGTCAGCAGCGGTGATGGCCGGCCGCTGTCGGTATCCTCGAGCTATTATCCCGCACATCGATTCCCTCGCATGGCCGAAGAATTCGAACGGCTGCATTCCGTCACCAAGGCCTTCGCCGCCCACGGCTTGGATGATTACGTACGCGCCTCGACCGAGATTGTCGCCCGCCATGCCGATGCCGAGGAACTCTCGATGCTGAAGCTTTCGCCCGGCGCGATCGTGCTCGAAGCCCAGTCCCTCAATGCTGATCTCGACGGCAAGCCGGTGGAGTACTCGCGCAGCCGTTTCGCAGCGGATCGAATGAAGTTGAAAATCGAGACGTAAGACAGCTTGGTAGGCGCGGCGACGCACGAGGGAGCAGCCCGCCGCCAGGACCCTTCATCTATCGGGAAATAAGGCAGACGCCGCATTTCCGACGCGTTTTTGCCGCATGACCGAAGCCCACATCAGGAACCGCGCATTGAGAATTCTCTAACGGGAGAATGGTAATGGCGACGTGGCGACCCGATCCTTCCTTCTATCCATCACCGCGCATGGCAGCCAAGGCGCCTAAGGAAACGCTCGCCTATGTGGCGGCGTTCGATCCGGACCGAAAGCGGGCGGATGCGATCGCAGTCGTCGACGTCGATCCGACGTCGCCAAGCTATTCGCAGATCGTCGGACAGGTCGATATGCCCAATGTCGGCGACGAGTTGCATCATTTCGGCTGGAACGCCTGTTCGTCCTGCCTGTGCCCCAATGCGCCGCACCCGCATGTCGAGCGTCGCTACCTGGTGGTTCCGGGACTGAGATCCTCCCGCCTGCACATCATCGATACCAAGCCGGACCCGCGCAATCCGAAGGTCGTCCGGGTGATCGAGCCCTCGGAAATCGCCGAGAAGGCGAATTATTCACGGCTGCACACCACCCATTGCGGGCCCGAGGGGATTTACGTCAACGCGCTTGCGGACCGTGACGGCAAGGCGCCCGGCGGGATCTTCCTGCTCGACCACCAGAGTTTCGACGTGCTCGGCCAGTGGGAAATGGATCGCGGGCCACAGAAGCTCGCCTATGATTTCTGGTGGCATCTCGGCCACGACACGCTGATCACCAGCGAATGGGGCACGCCGGATACCTTCGAGAACGGGCTGGTTCCCGAGGTGTTGCTCGGGTCGAAGTATGGCCGCCGCTTGCATTTCTGGGACCTGCACAAGCGCAAGCATCTGCAGGAGATCGATTTCGGTGAGGAGCACCAGCTCGTCTTTGAACTGCGCCCGGCGCATGATCCGACCAAGGCCTATGGTTTCGTCGGCTGCGTCATCAGCCTCAAGGACCTGTCGGCCTCGATCTGGACCTGGTATCGCGACGGCGACCGATGGGCGGTCAGGAAGGTGATCGAGATCCCAGCCGAGCCGGCAGACCCCGACCTACTGCCACCGGTGCTCAAAGGTTTCAGCGCCGTCGCGCCACTCGTTACCGATATCGACCTGTCGATGGACGACCGGTTCCTCTACGTTTCCTGCTGGGGCACCGGCGACATGATCCAGTATGACGTCTCGGATCCCTTTGCGCCGAAGGAGACCGGCCGGGTGCGGATCGGCGGCATCGTTTCGCGGGCAAGCCATCCGAAGGCGAAGAACGGCGCGCTGAACGGTGGGCCGCAGATGGTGGAGATCAGCCGCGACGGCAGGCGGGTCTATTTCACCAATTCGCTCTATGGCGCCATCGATCCGCAGTTCTACCCCGAAGGCATCGACGGGTGGATGGTCAAGCTGGATGTTGCTGACGTCGGCGGCATCGCCTTCGACGAAAACTTCTTCGTCGACTGGCCGAAAGGCCATCGTCCCCACCAGGTTCGTCTCGAAGGCGGGGACTGCTCGTCCGATTCCTATTGCTATCCGTAGGGGAGGGACGACCGTGCGGTCCTGTCGGGGCGAATGACGACGTTCTGGCCGTGGCTTTCGATTGCCGGCCTCGGCGCTTTTCACGGTGTCAACCCGGCAATGGGCTGGCTGTTCGCAGTGGCGCTCGGACTTCATCGCCAGAGCGGTCGGGTTGTCTGGTTGTCCCTTGCGCCCATCGCAATTGGTCATGCGATCTCGGTTGCGGCCGTCCTGGCCGGGGTCGTCGCTTTTGGATCGACCCTGGACCCGATCACCTTCAGGATGGCTGCGGCTGCGCTTATTCTGGGGGTAGCCGTCTACACCGCCCTTTATGGACACCGACATCGCGTTCGAATTGGGATGCGAACCGGCATGGCCGGGCTTGCGCTCTGGTCCTTCCTGATGGCGACGAGCCATGGGGCGGGCCTGATGTTGGTGCCGGCCGTCCTTGGCCTCTGTCTTGCGGACCATGCCGGCGAGCTGGCGCTGGCAAGTTCGCTGCCGATCTCGCTGGCCGCCGTCGCGGTGCATAGCGTGGCAATGCTGACCGTGACCGCAGTGCTGTCGCTCGCCGTCTTTGCCTGGTTTGACCTAGCGGTGCTGCGTTCGACCTGGATAAACTTCGACCGCCTATGGACGTTGGCACTCGGAGCGACCGGCGTAGCACTTCTCCTTCAGTGACCCTTGCCTCAGCCGCCTATTGCCGCTGCGATTTCACGTAGCCGATGTAACCGCGCACATCGCCTGCAGGTTCGGTGTAGGCGTTGCCGAGCGCCTTCTCCATGTTGGCGACATAGGTCTTCGCCCAGTCCGGCAGCTGGTAGTCGATTGCCGCCAGGAACTCGAGCGTTGCTGCGAGCCGGATATCGGCGATCGATGGCTTGGAGCCGCCGATGAAGGGCTTGTCGCCGATATAGAACGTCCGAAAGACGTCGAGCGGTTCGGCAAGCGCCTCCACAGCGGCCCGGCGTGCCTTTTCCTTGGTTTCCGCGTCGGCGTCGCTGCAACCAACTTCGCCGGCGTAGAGCGGGAAGTTCAGAGCCGGATAGGTGGCCCGTGCGAGATAGGGATAGAACGTGCCGATGAGATAGAACATCGCGCTATCGATCATGGCGCGGCTTTCGGGATCCTTCGGATAGAATTCGTCGAGCCCATGCTTGTTGCAGAGGTACTGCATGATCGCGCAACTCTCCCACAGGGCACCCTTGGGCAGATCCGCAGTCTCCATCATCGGCGTCAGATGCGACGGTGCTTTCGCCAGATATTCGGCGGTCCGGGTCTGGCCATAGACATCCTGTTCGCTGAAGTCGAGCTTGGCTGCCCTTAGGAAGACGCGCGCCGTCATGTTGTTGACGCTGGGCTTGATCACGTTGAGCTTGATTGCAGGCATGTCACTCCTCCCTTTGCTCGCGATACACGCGGTTCCGGCTCGCTCGCCGGCCCGGTCGCGCGCGTTGAACGACAGGCGGTGGGTTCGAAAGGCTCTATCGCTGCCGATAGGGATCCTTCGGTTCCCGGTCGGGCGACAGCGTCGGCCGTGCGCGCTCGATCAGTGTCTCTATCGCATCGGCCAGATGCACCTCGGCGATATTGTAATCGCCGCGTGCGACCCTGACCTTATGTGCTTCCATCAGCACCTCGGCGTGGCTGTGGCCCGGTGGCGGCTCGAAGCGATAGGAGGCGAGCTCGACCAGCAGCCCCAAGGGATCCTCGAAGTAGACGGAATCCATGAAGCCGCGATCCTTGACGCCGCTGTGCCGGATATTTCGTTCGTCGAGCCGTTCCACCGCCTGATTGAATGTCGCCCGCGAAACGGCAAAGGCGATATGGTGCACGCAACCGATGTCCGTCGGGGTTCGCTCCGGATCGGGCTTGCGGTTCTCGTCGGTGAAGATGGTGATCAGGCGACCATCGCCCGGGTCGAAATAGAGGTGGCTTTCGCTCGCCCGGTCGAGATTCGGCTGCTCGAAAATGAAGGGCATGCCGAGAAGCCCTTCCCAGAAATCGATCGACGTCTGTCGGTCGGCACCGACGAGCGTGATGTGATGAACCCCTTGCGATTGCAGTTTGCGCATCGAAGGCCTCCCAGGTGAAGCGGAGGACACAGGACGAAACGGGATCTGGTTCCTCCTTTTCCGCTCCTTTCGATTGTCGCCCGCCACCGTCAGAAGGCAAGCGCCAATGCGGGGGCAAGCTGCCTTGAAAGCGATCGGTAAGCATCCGCCACATCAGCTATTTTCTTCAGGGTTGCTGTGTGTGTATTGTGCAATCAGTGAATGTGGCGGCAGCGCTCCCAGCGACCTGAAGGCTGGGAACGATCAGGGAGTTGAGGTGTGAAGTTTTTCCGAGAAATCGGTAGTGTCTGCCTGTTGTTTTTCTCTCTTGCAGGCGCGGTGCGGGCGGACGGCTCTGCCTTTGCCGGGCAATGGCGACAGCTGACGTCGACGGCCGGTCGTTGCGATCAGTGCTACATCGGAATCGTGAAACATGGCGACCTGCTGACCGTCACGAGCAACACTGGCTGGCAGGCCGTCGTCAACGCCGAGGATTTCTCGGACCTTGAACTTGCCGCAGGCGCGGGGCAATGGAAGTCCACTGTCTCCGGCGTCTATGGCGGCAAGCATTTTGGCATTCAGTTCGTTCGGCGTGGCCGGCAATTGCAGATGTTCATGGTGGTTTCGCAGGCAGCAGGCAGGCCACTGTCCATTCGCGCGACCTTCGAAAGAGGACTTCCCGCTATGAACCGGCGACCTCAGCCGGCGCCGATCGAGATGCAACGGATCTAGGTCGGGATGTAGCGACGCTGCACGATAAAGGTTCGTGCTGCGACACCCGTGTTTTGATTTTCCGCAAGAACCTCCCTATCTTCCGGTTGCAACATCCGCAGGGGTGGACGGAGGGCAAATGCCGATCGCGCGACGATCGAAAATCAGGCAGCGTCTTTTGATCATGCTGATCACCGGTATTGGCGGAATGGCGGCGGCTGCGATCTCTTTTGCAAGCGCAGTCTATGACGCGGCGCATCCGACGCCCACCGTCAGTGCTGCCAAGGGTGAGGCGATCGATACCGGCAGGTGGCTGGTGACGATCAACGGCGCCACCATGGCGTCCGTGCCGCCGACCGGGACCGAACCATTCGAGCCCAAGCGGTTCCTGATGGTGGAGCTCGACCTGGACAACCGTTCGGTCGCGAGCAGCAATGCCTTTATGAACCTGATTACGATCAAGGACGAGCGAGCGATCGCATCACCGAAGCCGGTCTACTATCTCGCCCGGGACAAATGGATCGCCAGTGCGATCAACCCGAACATGCCGGAAAAGCTGATCGCGGTCTGGGAATGGCCGGGGAATCGCCCGGAGCCACAGAAGGTTTCGCTATCCATCGCCAAACAGATCTATAAGCCACATGACAATCTCTACGGCGCGCCCAACTGGTTCGATGACGGCGAGGCTGCAGTGATCGAAATCGGCGTCACGCAAGATCCGGGATCGACGGGGCAATGATGTCGGCCGTCCGCATACTCTTGCTTTGCATCCTGGTGGTCGCCGCGCTCTACGCGATGCGGAACAGCACACCCGGCTATGGTGAAATCACCGCGCCGATTGCCATTCGCGGCGCCGTCGGCGAGCGGGTCGAGAGCCGGGACTTCGCCTTCGGCGCGGCCAATGTGTACCTGGCGCGCCAGGTCAGGGTGGAGAGCTTCGGGCGGATCAAGGAATACTCCACATCCGGTGTCTGGCTCATCATCGAAGGAGCGGCCATCGCAAAAACCGAGACGATGACGCTGACCTCGGCAGAGTGGCTGGCCGACAACGGCTTGCGCTACGAGCTCAGCCAGCGGTTCTCGACCGTGCCCGGCTATCTGCCAACGGAAAGGCTAGAGCCAGGCCTGCCGAAGCCGGTGCTCCTTGCCTTCGAACTTCCCGAAGCGGCCGTCGCCAAAGGCACGCTGCTCGTCGCCCGTAGCCTTGTGATGCCACTTGCGGAAGAGCTTTGGATAGTGCTCGGCGACAAGCAGCCGACGGATATCAAGTCATCCGTCACCATTGTGCGCGACAGCAGCGGCACGCCCTGGACGCTTGCGGCGCGCTGAGGAGGGACCGGTATGAGCGAGAAATTCACGTTCTGGATCTGCCTGCTGGCGCTGGTCGTCGCACTGCCGCTCGCCTTCGCCGTCCGCGCCTGGGAGAACCTGCGAGAGGGGCATTGGCTTGCCACCCACAAGGAGGAAATCGTCGTCGAGGGTGGAGTGGGGCAGGCCTTCGCCGGTGGGCAGTGGAAGCTCCTGGACATGAGACGCCTGCCGCACACCGATGACGCGCGCGTCGTTCTTGCCGAGCTCGAGGTGTCGCCGACCGATCCAGCCGTTTTGTCGCAAGGGGCCTGCCGCGTGCGGCTGATCGACGGCAAGGGACGCCGTTTCGAGCCCGTCACGCTGACCGAGCCGGTCGTGCGGGAGATGTATCCGGAGGCGGCCGAGCGTCCGCGCTGCGGCATAACGGCCTTAGCCGGGGCCCAGAATGGCGCCGCGGTGCGCATGGCCGAAAGCTTCATCGTTCCCTCGGAGGCACGTGACCTTTCTCTCCGGATCGAGTTTCCGGGTGCCAGCGACGAGACGCTGATCTTCAAGTGGACGCGTAGCTGATTTCGTCCTTCTCGGCCTGACGGGAAACCGCGTGCTCGAGCATCGCCGCCAGCAAGGTGATGCGCAGCGCATCGAGCACGATGCCGCCGTCGAGATCGCTGGGGCTGCCGATGAAAAGGCTGAGTGCATCGAAGACAAGCTGCCAACTCGCCAGGTCGCCCATGCCGAGTGTTCGTGTCGCCGCGTACCAGATCCAGGCTCCGGCCCATGCGATGGCGCGGTAGGCGATAATGAAGGCAAATAGCGTGGCAAGCCCCGAACCGAGCGTCAGCTTCAGGCAGGTCCAGATCGGAGCGTAGCGGGAGCGATAATCGCTGACGAAGTGCTCGAGAAAATCGGCAATCCACTTGCGAAGAGTTCTCACCCGACGCGGCCGCGGCGAGGACGGTTTTGCCCGCGCTGCCGGGCTTGAGAGCTCATAGCCGTTGATGATCGCCGCCATGACCAGCCAGATGATCGGCAGGAGCGCGTAGAAGAACAGGCCCTCTGCCTGCACGTTCCAATAGGGCCTCCTCAGTTCCACCGGTACGAAGGTCTCGGCGGCATGCGCGACGCCGGTGAAGGTGAAGCCGTTCATGCTGAGAAGCCTGCCGGCACCGAGCCAGGTGATGAACTGGTCCTTCCAGACCGACACGCCGTAAAGCCCGATGAAGATCCAGCTCGCGTCCGCCGCGACGACCAGCAGTCGCCAGAAGGATGTTTCGCTGTGCTTGCTCATGTGCTTCGCACCGAAGCGCACCAGCCAGCAGAGCGCGATCGAGATCAGGAGGCCGCGCGACTTCAGGATATCGAAGAAGTCGGCCTTCTCGCCGAAGGCGACGGCGTCGAGTGCCAAACGCGAATACTCGCGCACTGTGTCGCCGAGGAAACCCCAGGCGGCGTAGTAGGCAAAGAATGGCAGGATGGCGGCGGCGGTGACGGCGAGCAGCCTGCGGTCGGGTTTCGGTGCAGCGCTGGTGGCCTCGGCCGCAGCCGGCTGTTGGCGGAGAGCTTCAAGTGCCGGCAGCCCGGGGCGGAGCGTCATGAACATCAGAACAACAACAACGAGCTTCGCCAACACGACAAAGGAGAGCGTCACCATACCGCCGAGCGGATGTTGCTGTCCGATCGCAACGGCCGCACGCATCAGGAGATCATGCGCGATGTAGCCGCAGGTCCCAATCAAGAGGAGTTGCGGCCAGAAGCGAGCAATGAGACGCCCCATCAGGGCAAAGGGTCCGAAGACTTCGGTGATCGACATCATGGCGACAACATAGTTGCGCCAGTTGGTGACGACAACCACACGGGGCAGGCGAAGAGCCAAACAGCGCTCCGCCTTGCCGTGTCAGATGTTGCGGCGCTTGCCTTCGATCAGGTCGAGCACGGCGCGCGCGGCGTCGAGCACATTGGTGCCCGGACCGAAGACGGCCGAGACGCCGTT contains:
- the phnK gene encoding phosphonate C-P lyase system protein PhnK, yielding MSSVPLLKVNDVSKFYGSRIGCRNVSFELYPGEVLAIVGESGSGKTTLLSCLSTRLMPTSGIVEYHMRDGQYRDLAHMGEAERRFLMRTDWGFVHQNPADGLRMTVSAGANVGERLMAVGDRHYGNIRAAASDWLERVEIGIDRIDDQPRAFSGGMRQRLQIARNLVTSPRLVFMDEPTGGLDVSVQARLLDLVRGLVHDLGLAAIIVTHDLAVARLLSHRMMVMKDGAVIEQGLTDRVLDDPREPYTQLLVSSILQV
- the phnL gene encoding phosphonate C-P lyase system protein PhnL, translated to MATPLVVSEVAKSFTMHLRDGVRRPVVANVSFSVKAGECVVLGGPSGVGKSSILKMLYGNYGVDEGQILMDHDGKLVNLATAEPRTVLEVRRTTLGYVSQFLRVVPRVSALDIVAEPLHARGTPIEEARAHAAELLSKLNLPRELWSLPPATFSGGEQQRVNIARGFITDHRILLLDEPTASLDAKNRAVVVELIAGKKAKGTALIGIFHDEEVRDAVADRILDVSAFSPRKAAA
- a CDS encoding alpha-D-ribose 1-methylphosphonate 5-phosphate C-P-lyase PhnJ produces the protein MNDLATYNFAYLDEQTKRMIRRAILKAIAIPGYQVPFASREMPMPYGWGTGGVQVTASILGPEDVLKVIDQGADDTTNAVSIRAFFQKVANVAVTTRTKEATIIQTRHRIPEEKLSEGQTLVYQVPIPEPLRFLEPRETETRKMHALEEYGLMHVKLYEDIARNGHIATTYAYPVKVEGRYVMDPSPTPKFDNPKMHMSEALQLFGAGREKRIYAVPPYTDVVSLDFDDHPFEIQSFDKPCALCGAEDVYLDEVILDDKGGRMFVCSDTDHCEDRRACGHAGHMLARKEAAE
- the phnG gene encoding phosphonate C-P lyase system protein PhnG; its protein translation is MDAKVKQESPPNPARKEAMGLLARATLDELNAAWEALADKPDVHPVRGPETGLVMVRGRIGGGGDPFNLGEATVSRATIRLSTGEIGHGQLLGTDKQRARLAAIFDALSQRVGGNVVVDALLRRIAERLQQEERQKAEETAATRVDFFTMVRGDD
- the phnH gene encoding phosphonate C-P lyase system protein PhnH, with the translated sequence MASQSQIYAGAFADPVFAAQSVFRDLMDGFARPGTIKQLSAKSVPPAPLSAAAGAVALTLCDHDTPVWLTSALSKSAVPQWIAFHSGAPVTSSKTEARFAFFERGAAIPSFDHFALGTQEYPDRSTTLVIEIEALADGAPLVAKGPGIKTEVEISPKGLPDVFLEFWNANRAIFPRGVDLVLTAGDALVCLPRTTRLSPKEA
- a CDS encoding carbon-phosphorus lyase complex subunit PhnI, whose amino-acid sequence is MYVAVKGGEAAIANAHRLLADRRRGDRNLPSITIEQVVEQLGLAVDRVMAEASLYDRALAALAVRQARGDMIEAIFILRAYRTTLPRFGYSESVDTANMKVERRVSATYKDLPGGQLLGPTFDYTHRLLDPSLIADEAVAEPATKEPGEHVMRVSDILDGEGLIEGDGEMPEGHVMGDLTREPMEFPMARDLRLQALARGDEGFLLALAYSTQRGYGRTHPFVGEVRIGEVEVEFDLPELGFAVSLGTIRVTECQMVNQFMGSAKQPPQFTRGYGLVFGQSERKAMSMSLVDRALRTDEFNEDIVAPAQDQEFVISHADNVQATGFVEHLKLPHYVDFQAELDLVRRMRRDYEAANSGETAKEKREAAE
- a CDS encoding DapH/DapD/GlmU-related protein, with amino-acid sequence MSQKLGLEPFIHPTASVNNSTLGRYTEVQERSRLDEVEFGDYSYIMQDGSIWCATIGKFVNIAAAVRINATNHPTWRATLHHFTYRAPNYWDDTELDHDLFAWRRSNRVTIGHDVWIGHGATILPGVTVGNGAVIGAGAVVSKDVEPYTIVGGVPTKLIRARFNEGIGERMDALSWWDWDHQRLRRALDDFRELTAEEFLVRYA